Genomic window (Arachis hypogaea cultivar Tifrunner chromosome 13, arahy.Tifrunner.gnm2.J5K5, whole genome shotgun sequence):
caaaaaaataaaaaattatggagAACAAATTGGTGCAATAGCTAGAGAGGAGTGGCACGAAACAGAGACATTAAGAAAGCCGTTAGGTACGAAAAGCGGTACGAAAAGCGACGAGCAACTCCTTCCACCATGAAGAACTGAAGCGGAGGATTGCTGAGGAAGATGAGAAAGGAGATCCTTGGCGTTCTGAGCTCAAAGACGATGATGGTCATCATCTCTGATACTGGCGGCAAAAACATGAGTAAAGGCGTCAGGGAATCACCGGGATTGAAGTTCCAAGAGAAACTCCTTATCACGAAAGTTGAAGTTTCACATTAAGAACAGGAAAAAAAGGTGATCAACTTTGACAAATTTCAGTCCATccacacaccaaattaaatttaaattgctAAAAACCCAATATGTGCAAAGCGGTTATAAGTTATAACAGGGTGTAGGAACAGGTTTCTAAAGAGAAAACTACGATTTCCTAGTCATGCTCATGTTAACACACTTGTCATACAAGCACGTTAGCAATTGGTCTAACTGTTGTTATACAGTAACCGGCCTTTAACTAGCTAGTGCCTCTATAAATACATCTCTTTCTATACCACTGAACAGCAAAGACTGGAATATCTAACTGCACAAGTCCCTTAAACATGTTCAATCATGGAATGTACCGGAGATGCTGCTCATAGTAATTGATCAGCTGAAACATCATAAGCAAAAAGTGTTAGAGCCACATACCATAAACATTTTGAGAAGCTTCAAAGGACATAATCAAACATTGATACGGTTGGGGTAGCAGATTACCAGGAGTGGATTGTGTTCCTTTAGATATTTGTTATCCACCAAAACTTCTGCTCCGTCGCACCTGTGAAGTTTATAAAGGGACCATTATGCAAAGAAGCAAGCTTTATGATTATTAAAAACAACTGACTTCACTCCAGTATTCATAAAAGGAGTGGAAAGGATaccaaatttaacaacaaaattACTCGTGGAAATTAGACCTCATATAATCACGTAATATAAGCCAAATGAAAGTAAGTTTCaatcataataaatataaatgtcAAGTTGcaattatacaaaataaattGCAAGCTACATTTATACGAGTTCATTCTACATTTGTCCATTACAAATCTACAATATGAAACAGAAATAAATTACATTGCAAATATTACCAACAAAAGTTTGATCAATATTTCTTTCTACAACAAACAATAAATGTATGGTTTAATTTGATCAAGTGACATTTTTCACTatattaaaggaaaacacaaaaagCCCTCCATTCATCATCAAACATTCTTCTCTCCATTCCTCCCCCACCATAACACGAAATTCATAACTAGTGTGGTTGAAGAGAATGTTCGGGAACTAGTTGCAAAATGAAGATTAAGGTAGTGGGAGGCTATTTTCCTTGAAGGAATTGATATTTTGGGACCATAAACAGTTACTTTTGATAGATAGAAGCTCATGAAATCCCAATCTCAGCATGAGGGTTCAAAACAAAAGTACTTCACATTACAATCATACAACACACATAACTAGGCGGCTATAGAATTAATTAATATGTAATcactaattaattataaataggtTGACAACAAGCGGTGATGGTGGTGGCTGGTGGCAATGGAGCAAAGAGAAGAGTGTTGGATGGTCTGAATGTGTAATACTGTGATCTGGTAGGGACAAAAAAGGTGGAGGTATTCTTGGTATTTCATGTCAATAATAGATAGCTTAGAGAGGATTAGTATAAGTTGGACTAGAGGGGTGAGTGTAATTTatccgcttttttttttttttttgctttttcaaataACCATGGTCACAAGTGATTGGAACAAGCTAAACTTCAGAACTTTGATAATTCAAATTTTTACTTATGAGTTCATCATTCAATGCTCAGAATGGTGAGCTGCAATATGCATCAAATGTAAACAACAAATTTTGTGCATGAGTATACGACTAAAGTTCAGTACGTTGATTGATAGAGTGGGGCCTAGTAACAGGTTTGGGGTATTTTACAAGAGAAGAGATAAGTAGCTCTACTCGATTAGCTGATAGTTAGCAATTCTAGCTTGGTTTAGCCGGCTGTTGGTTAGTTAGCTCTACTTCTGACTACCTATAAATAGGTGTATTGTAGTTAGTTTTGGTTTTATGTTTTTCTGTTTTGTCAATTCTGTCAGAGCTGGAGAGAAACTCTCTCTCTCAGTTGGTAGTTCCAACTGTCTAAGAACCTTCTAGGGAGTGCGATTTGCAATCCCTTTTCAGCAATAAAGTCCTAACGTTCTGCTAGCTCCTGGTTCTATCACAATTCTACTAATTCTACTTGCTTGTTGGATTTAAGGTCCTTAATTATGACTTCATGAACACACTCATGAAAACTACTATAATTATCAGCTTTTATATCAAGGTGTAGGAACAAAATATGGGACAGTTAGTTGAGTGACTAACCTCACAGCAATAAAGGTCACCAAGATATCCTGTGTGTTGCCAGACAATGAAGCTGAATAGCCTATTGGCTTTATAATCTTGACAATATTCCCTACATTGCAATTCCTACCATGACTATTATTCCCCACATCACGAGGCATTCCTGCCTGGCCTGTTCCAAACACACTGAATGACTTCTGAGTATCAACAGCCTCAGATGGACACTTGAATCGCTTCACAGATCCTGATTTCCTCCTTTTTGCACCTCTGCAGCGGTCACTTTGAGGTGGGTCCATGGAATTCACCTTCAAATCACCAGCTGGATGACCATTTCCTGCGGAGGCATTTGCTAGTTGAACATGAGGTGCAAGATTATCTGCATCAACCCCATTGTTTGCTGTTGCTCGAAGTTCACTGAGCTTTGGATCGTAATCATTTTCCTGACTCCTCAGAATAATTTGGCCGGAAGCATCCGCAAACCCATTTTGATTGGGTGGTTGCGCCCTGCTGTCATCAGTGTTAGTTTCCAATTCGTCAGCAAAGACAACCGTCTGAGGATTGGCTGGAAGATCGGGAGGAAGAGGGCCTGCAACTGCAAGAGGTTCAGGTTCCGGTTGCAAATGGTGGTCAGCTGCGGGAGTAGGGAAGCGTCTAAGGGTGTAAGAAGTGGCGGAGCGGTGGTGCCTCTTCTTGGGCTGTGTGTGGTGATCAACGTGCTTGCGTTTGCGCCTCCGCTGTTTTCCAGATCTCAGGCTAGATTAAGTAAACACAGAGAAAATTAGGGAAAAGAACACTGCATAATGATGCATGGCTTGGAATTGAATAGAATTCCTGTAGTTTAATACCAGTCCTCAAAAGCATCGATGACCTCCGGAACTGACTGGAGATTGTCAAGAGGCTCCCATGTGTTGGCAGTCTCGGGCCATCCCCGCCTGTCAATGTCATCACCCATCAATCAAATGTACAACAACACAAATAATCAAACAAGGGCTCATCAAGGGAAACTGACCATTTGATAAGGTACTGGAGTTGACCCTGTGTGGTTTTAATAGCAATAGCATTAGCATTTGATTAGAAGATCAAATAAAGAGACAGAGACAGATGAAAAAGGGAGCACCTTGCGCATTCTTTTACGGCGAATGGCCTCAATTTCGTAGAAGCCGTCATCAAGGTTGGGAGAGTTAGAGTGAGGGACAGTCACAAGGGTTTGGTGCTCCCCTCCCATTCTCATTCCCATTCCCGTCTCCGTCTTGTTTTGTAGAGCGAGCTGAATCTGCTCATCATTTGCAGCAGCATCGCTCTTCTTCCTCCCTCCCTTCATTTCAATCCCCACCTTGTTCTTGTTTCTCTCTCGCGCAATGCAGCAAACAACGCCTAAACCCCCAACCTCTTCAGTTCCCCGCTCTTTAATAGGACTGACCGACTGATACTCTGAATTCTAACTTCTTCTAGTACATTTTTTaagctaaaaaaaatattaaacgatgaaaaattatattttataaaaaaaaattaaaaatacagaatCTTTTACATTTGTTTGAGACTTtgagtaattattatttattttattttattttattttatttaggatGTAGTTGTTATCCATATCaactaaatgaaaataaaaaaaataggaatGAGAGttaaatgttaaattaaaaaataaaaaatttatatttatctct
Coding sequences:
- the LOC112737774 gene encoding chromo domain-containing protein LHP1 isoform X2, which gives rise to MKGGRKKSDAAANDEQIQLALQNKTETGMGMRMGGEHQTLVTVPHSNSPNLDDGFYEIEAIRRKRMRKGQLQYLIKWRGWPETANTWEPLDNLQSVPEVIDAFEDCLRSGKQRRRKRKHVDHHTQPKKRHHRSATSYTLRRFPTPAADHHLQPEPEPLAVAGPLPPDLPANPQTVVFADELETNTDDSRAQPPNQNGFADASGQIILRSQENDYDPKLSELRATANNGVDADNLAPHVQLANASAGNGHPAGDLKVNSMDPPQSDRCRGAKRRKSGSVKRFKCPSEAVDTQKSFSVFGTGQAGMPRDVGNNSHGRNCNVGNIVKIIKPIGYSASLSGNTQDILVTFIAVRCDGAEVLVDNKYLKEHNPLLLINYYEQHLRVVTLVLV
- the LOC112737774 gene encoding chromo domain-containing protein LHP1 isoform X1 translates to MKGGRKKSDAAANDEQIQLALQNKTETGMGMRMGGEHQTLVTVPHSNSPNLDDGFYEIEAIRRKRMRKGQLQYLIKWRGWPETANTWEPLDNLQSVPEVIDAFEDCLRSGKQRRRKRKHVDHHTQPKKRHHRSATSYTLRRFPTPAADHHLQPEPEPLAVAGPLPPDLPANPQTVVFADELETNTDDSRAQPPNQNGFADASGQIILRSQENDYDPKLSELRATANNGVDADNLAPHVQLANASAGNGHPAGDLKVNSMDPPQSDRCRGAKRRKSGSVKRFKCPSEAVDTQKSFSVFGTGQAGMPRDVGNNSHGRNCNVGNIVKIIKPIGYSASLSGNTQDILVTFIAVRCDGAEVLVDNKYLKEHNPLLLINYYEQHLRVVTDALTLFDFHDFVVPELSHWCLCD